From a single Pyxidicoccus xibeiensis genomic region:
- a CDS encoding RNA ligase family protein → MQPGPIPDFRPLGRKAYGSIPHLPGSRTGPADRHLSPALARLCTERVRDARDHVVVLEKLDGSCVAAARMGDSVVALGREGRLAAQSPNESRRLWAAWVAAHTERFLAVLQPGERLVGEWLALAHGTRYALRHEPFVAFDLMRDGERLPWSAVVARAEAGGFVTSGVLHEGGPLGIAAALERLQAGGFHGALDPVEGAVWRGERREGDAVRVDFLAKYVRPDKVDGSLLPENTGQAAVWNWRPQAPQP, encoded by the coding sequence GTGCAACCTGGCCCCATCCCGGACTTCCGCCCGCTCGGCCGCAAGGCCTATGGCTCCATTCCGCACCTGCCCGGCTCTCGAACCGGCCCCGCGGACCGCCACCTCTCCCCTGCCCTGGCACGCCTCTGCACCGAGCGGGTCCGCGACGCGCGCGACCACGTGGTGGTGCTGGAGAAGCTGGATGGCTCGTGTGTGGCCGCTGCCCGCATGGGGGACTCGGTGGTGGCCCTGGGTCGTGAGGGACGCCTGGCGGCGCAGTCACCCAACGAGTCACGCCGGCTCTGGGCCGCCTGGGTCGCCGCGCACACGGAGCGCTTCCTGGCCGTGCTCCAGCCCGGAGAGCGGCTCGTCGGCGAGTGGCTGGCCCTGGCCCATGGCACCCGCTACGCACTGCGCCACGAGCCCTTCGTCGCCTTCGACCTGATGCGGGACGGTGAGCGGCTGCCATGGTCCGCCGTGGTGGCACGCGCCGAGGCAGGTGGCTTCGTGACGTCGGGCGTGCTCCACGAGGGCGGGCCGCTGGGAATCGCGGCGGCGCTGGAGCGGCTCCAGGCGGGCGGCTTCCATGGCGCCCTGGACCCGGTGGAGGGGGCCGTCTGGCGGGGGGAGCGGCGGGAGGGCGACGCTGTCAGGGTGGACTTCCTCGCCAAGTATGTACGGCCGGACAAGGTGGATGGCAGCCTCCTACCGGAGAACACAGGGCAGGCCGCCGTGTGGAACTGGCGCCCCCAGGCGCCGCAGCCGTAG
- a CDS encoding nucleotidyl transferase AbiEii/AbiGii toxin family protein encodes MSAHELPLRAGAAVLRRLARSSEVEALVLRGGLMMRLWSGQVPRPVEDLDFLARFPFDAADTVRRLDAVLGVDVDDGFSFWALRSEVIWAETAFPGVRVFVETRLPGVDEVFELRIDTGFGDPMDPGPEWTEYDVGEGGAARVLACRAETLLGWKMHGLFERGKGRFRPKDLFDVYLLTRHAPLDPALLPRALKLAFQSRGDSLELMERLMAGEFGRSPWSNEKWARYRSSQPEGRPEALAEVVTAVATALRPVWETARAPLRTKV; translated from the coding sequence GTGAGCGCCCATGAGCTGCCACTGCGCGCGGGGGCCGCCGTGCTGCGGCGCCTCGCACGGTCCTCCGAGGTGGAAGCGCTCGTGCTGCGGGGCGGGCTGATGATGCGCCTGTGGAGCGGGCAGGTGCCGCGGCCGGTGGAGGACCTGGACTTCCTGGCCCGGTTCCCCTTCGACGCGGCGGACACCGTGAGGCGGTTGGACGCCGTGCTCGGGGTGGACGTCGATGATGGGTTCTCCTTCTGGGCGCTGAGGTCCGAGGTCATCTGGGCGGAGACGGCGTTCCCCGGCGTGCGCGTCTTCGTGGAGACGCGGCTGCCCGGCGTGGACGAAGTCTTCGAGCTGCGCATCGACACGGGCTTCGGCGACCCGATGGACCCGGGACCGGAGTGGACGGAGTACGACGTCGGGGAAGGCGGCGCGGCGCGGGTGCTCGCATGTCGCGCGGAGACGCTGCTGGGCTGGAAGATGCACGGCCTGTTCGAGCGTGGGAAGGGCCGCTTCCGCCCCAAGGACCTGTTCGACGTGTACCTGCTCACACGCCACGCGCCGCTGGACCCGGCACTGTTGCCACGCGCGCTGAAGCTGGCGTTCCAGTCGCGCGGGGACTCGCTGGAATTGATGGAGCGCCTGATGGCGGGCGAGTTCGGCCGGAGCCCGTGGAGCAACGAGAAGTGGGCGCGCTACCGGAGCAGCCAGCCGGAGGGCCGGCCCGAGGCACTGGCGGAAGTGGTGACAGCGGTCGCCACCGCGCTCCGGCCTGTCTGGGAGACAGCGCGCGCCCCTCTACGCACCAAGGTGTAG
- a CDS encoding DUF1109 domain-containing protein: MSRPPDLDSLLSEQPPPDGGAAARVLAAARGELALRRPVRPWRTQALWLIAASGGMVLLIAAVMLATGAVTGTALLGRAHLLALLLGTGAVCAWGALSPRGRWLQRGGVALSMLTATVLVLARGTPQSTPTLPGWVCTAGHVAVALVPLVVALVALRSAVFEPLRSLAAGLAVGTTGALLGELACEQDWRHVAGYHLFAWGTVVIVSVVISRSLKPRSYAP; this comes from the coding sequence ATGAGCCGGCCTCCCGACCTCGACTCGCTCCTGTCCGAGCAGCCCCCACCCGACGGTGGCGCCGCGGCGCGCGTCCTCGCGGCGGCCCGAGGGGAGCTGGCGCTGCGGCGTCCCGTCCGCCCCTGGCGCACGCAGGCCCTGTGGCTGATAGCGGCCTCGGGGGGGATGGTCCTGCTGATTGCCGCGGTGATGCTGGCGACGGGAGCCGTCACCGGCACCGCGCTGCTCGGCCGGGCCCATCTGCTGGCGCTGCTGCTGGGCACGGGCGCGGTGTGCGCGTGGGGCGCGCTGTCGCCTCGCGGGCGCTGGCTGCAGCGCGGCGGCGTGGCCCTGTCGATGCTCACCGCGACGGTGCTGGTGCTCGCGCGCGGGACGCCCCAGTCCACCCCCACCCTGCCCGGCTGGGTCTGCACGGCCGGCCACGTCGCGGTGGCCCTGGTGCCGCTGGTGGTGGCGCTGGTCGCGCTGCGCAGCGCGGTCTTCGAGCCCTTGCGGAGCCTGGCGGCCGGGCTCGCCGTGGGCACGACGGGGGCCCTGCTCGGTGAGCTCGCGTGCGAGCAGGACTGGCGGCATGTCGCCGGCTACCACCTGTTCGCGTGGGGCACCGTCGTCATCGTGTCGGTGGTCATCTCCCGGTCGCTCAAACCCCGCTCCTACGCGCCATGA
- a CDS encoding FKBP-type peptidyl-prolyl cis-trans isomerase, whose product MLRSLLLCALLLPLLGCGDDAGNPDSGDPTKVTYAEALGVDLSAMTRLPSGLYIQDLGDPGTGAVAQPNRRVQVHYTGWLPSGTQFDSSRDEAPLSFTLGVGAVIKGWDEGIEGMKVGGSRRLVIPSELGYGERGGGGGVIPPHSVLIFDTELMFVR is encoded by the coding sequence ATGCTCCGCTCCCTGCTGCTCTGTGCCCTCCTGCTCCCCCTGCTCGGCTGTGGAGATGACGCCGGCAATCCTGACTCAGGTGACCCCACCAAGGTGACGTATGCCGAGGCGCTGGGCGTGGACCTGTCCGCGATGACGCGGCTGCCCAGCGGCCTGTACATCCAGGACCTGGGAGACCCGGGCACCGGGGCGGTGGCGCAGCCCAACCGCCGCGTCCAGGTGCACTACACCGGCTGGCTGCCGAGCGGCACGCAGTTCGACAGCAGCCGGGACGAGGCCCCCCTCAGCTTCACCCTGGGCGTCGGCGCGGTCATCAAGGGCTGGGACGAGGGCATCGAGGGCATGAAGGTCGGCGGCTCGCGGCGGCTCGTCATCCCCTCGGAGCTCGGCTATGGCGAGCGCGGCGGCGGGGGCGGGGTGATTCCTCCGCACTCGGTGCTCATCTTCGACACGGAGCTGATGTTCGTGCGGTGA
- a CDS encoding RNA polymerase sigma factor, which yields MGSPTDEELMERFRDGAHDAFEALFARHSGRVQGFLARMVRSGPLAEDLLQSTFLSVIRSRGRYEPGTRFVPWLMTIAANAARDALRHQRHVDAYASHEDVASPGSVPPTASDPSLRRHLLDALQQLHPDHREAVVLSKVEGWSFEEIAALRGISTGAARLRAHRGYEKLRELLGALEEAR from the coding sequence ATGGGGAGTCCGACGGACGAAGAACTCATGGAACGGTTTCGCGACGGAGCACATGACGCCTTCGAGGCCCTCTTCGCCCGGCACTCGGGGCGGGTGCAGGGCTTCCTGGCGCGCATGGTGCGCAGCGGCCCGCTCGCGGAGGACCTGTTGCAGTCGACCTTCCTGTCCGTCATCCGCTCCCGGGGCCGCTACGAGCCGGGCACCCGCTTCGTGCCGTGGCTGATGACCATCGCCGCGAACGCCGCGCGGGACGCCCTGCGCCACCAGCGCCACGTGGACGCGTACGCCTCCCACGAGGACGTGGCCTCGCCAGGCTCGGTTCCGCCCACCGCCAGCGACCCCAGCCTGCGCCGGCACCTGCTGGATGCGCTGCAGCAGCTCCACCCGGACCACCGCGAGGCGGTCGTCCTCAGCAAGGTGGAGGGCTGGTCCTTCGAGGAGATTGCCGCCCTGCGGGGCATCAGCACGGGCGCCGCGCGCCTCCGGGCCCACCGCGGCTACGAGAAGCTGCGCGAGCTCTTGGGCGCGCTGGAGGAGGCACGATGA
- a CDS encoding Carotenogenesis protein CarS has protein sequence MTQDPSLILCSDVEGAPVRLGESVKIVSSSADGTISLSFLGQTGVVVGLVFDDPATQYPQDPLIQVRVEGLGEDLFFPEELELAPAWARSLIARHRKTTREVGRTPPHP, from the coding sequence ATGACCCAGGACCCCTCGCTCATCCTCTGCAGTGACGTGGAAGGCGCGCCGGTGCGGCTGGGCGAGTCGGTGAAGATCGTCAGCAGCTCGGCGGACGGCACCATCAGCCTGAGCTTCCTCGGGCAGACGGGCGTGGTGGTGGGCCTGGTGTTCGACGACCCGGCGACGCAGTACCCGCAGGACCCGCTCATCCAGGTCCGCGTCGAGGGGCTGGGCGAGGACCTCTTCTTCCCGGAAGAGCTGGAGCTGGCGCCGGCATGGGCACGCAGCCTCATCGCCCGGCACCGGAAGACCACACGGGAGGTCGGCAGGACACCGCCACACCCCTGA
- a CDS encoding metallophosphoesterase produces MPRWLSFLLFFIPVLVLLAAGHVYLYRRLVRDVTERRGPRRAAQVLFAVGFAGAIGARALGAILPSEASRLIGIGFLAWMGLILYLLVFTLAVDVARAALAWRARRRAPVAPPSEPPSPERRALLTRGLAVGAGMAGAAVSSYGGWRAFHPPDVRDIPVRLPRLPKALEGFTLVQLTDIHIGGVLQRRFVDELVSRTNALKPDLIAITGDLVDGSVDALGPFVAGFGGLRARYGTFFVTGNHDYYSDADAWVAFMEGLGIQVLRNRSVSIGGGPASFDLAGVDDWSAHRLGEPGYDLDAALRDVRPDRASVLLAHQPSNFDEVARRGVGLQVSGHTHGGQMFPGNIVGDVIWGDRNAGLSRTGDSLIYVSRGCGFVGPPMRVGAPPEIARLVLLPG; encoded by the coding sequence ATGCCACGCTGGCTCAGCTTCCTCCTGTTCTTCATTCCGGTGCTCGTGCTGCTCGCGGCCGGGCACGTCTACCTCTACCGCCGGCTCGTCCGTGACGTGACGGAGCGCCGGGGGCCGCGCCGCGCCGCCCAGGTCCTGTTCGCGGTGGGCTTCGCGGGGGCCATCGGCGCCCGGGCCCTGGGCGCCATCCTCCCGTCGGAGGCGTCGCGCCTCATCGGCATCGGCTTCCTCGCCTGGATGGGCCTCATCCTCTACCTGCTCGTCTTCACCCTCGCGGTGGACGTGGCGCGGGCAGCGCTGGCCTGGAGGGCGCGGCGCAGGGCGCCCGTGGCCCCGCCGTCGGAGCCGCCGTCCCCGGAGCGCCGGGCCCTGCTCACCCGAGGCCTCGCCGTCGGCGCCGGCATGGCGGGCGCGGCGGTGAGCTCGTATGGGGGCTGGCGCGCGTTCCATCCGCCCGACGTGCGCGACATCCCCGTGCGCCTGCCCCGGCTGCCCAAGGCGCTGGAGGGCTTCACGCTGGTGCAGCTCACGGACATCCACATCGGCGGCGTGCTGCAGCGCCGCTTCGTGGACGAGCTGGTGTCGCGCACCAACGCGCTGAAGCCGGACCTCATCGCCATCACCGGGGACCTGGTGGACGGCTCCGTGGACGCGCTGGGGCCGTTCGTCGCGGGCTTCGGCGGGCTGCGCGCCCGGTACGGCACCTTCTTCGTCACCGGCAACCACGACTACTACTCGGACGCGGACGCGTGGGTGGCCTTCATGGAGGGCCTGGGCATCCAGGTGCTGCGCAACCGCTCGGTGTCCATCGGCGGTGGCCCAGCGTCGTTCGACCTGGCGGGCGTGGACGACTGGAGCGCCCACCGGCTGGGCGAGCCCGGCTATGACCTGGACGCGGCCCTGCGCGACGTGCGCCCGGACCGGGCCTCGGTGCTGCTGGCGCACCAGCCGTCCAACTTCGACGAGGTGGCCCGGCGCGGAGTGGGGCTCCAGGTCTCCGGCCACACCCATGGCGGGCAGATGTTTCCCGGCAACATCGTGGGCGACGTCATCTGGGGCGACCGCAACGCGGGGCTGAGCCGGACGGGGGACTCGCTCATCTACGTGAGCCGGGGCTGCGGCTTCGTGGGGCCGCCGATGCGCGTGGGCGCTCCGCCCGAGATTGCACGACTGGTGCTGCTGCCCGGCTGA
- a CDS encoding non-canonical purine NTP pyrophosphatase, translated as MARAIFVTGNQYKADEVARLLAGLDVEWRKLALPGLEETAPEGGPIDLAALAKRKVLAAYGVLGVPCFVETTALELEGGPALTGARFKKQLLAQGERALLAAHGGRRGRTRVAVAYSEDGAPERVALFEDAIEGTLLPEPRGEGGHGWDRAWLPDGYQRTLGEMPRNKFFLNMRHRPYLELADRLRTQSQGGAFEAHITVSARSEEDLRRFRAFCDAAAVKCIFIELGRGAEPFQPMTASYHHGTLRQAREEVQAMARALAAEGFDVTRLKLEALGKNREMPEDDATAQAQPANYFEFHVKALLPSESADVEALRARCERHGAHLSRNARKVRDDGASERFVTLRVYGLGRANADARFTALLADLAGLGLTLTQRLREWTVYDSNHGLDRGWLEGAK; from the coding sequence GTGGCTCGCGCGATCTTCGTCACCGGGAACCAATACAAGGCCGACGAGGTGGCCCGGCTGCTCGCCGGCCTCGACGTCGAGTGGCGGAAGCTCGCGCTGCCGGGGCTGGAGGAGACGGCGCCCGAGGGTGGGCCCATCGACCTGGCGGCCCTGGCGAAGCGCAAGGTGTTGGCGGCGTACGGGGTGCTCGGCGTGCCGTGCTTCGTGGAGACGACGGCGCTGGAGCTGGAGGGTGGCCCCGCGCTCACGGGCGCACGCTTCAAGAAGCAGCTGCTCGCGCAGGGCGAGCGCGCCCTGCTGGCCGCGCATGGAGGCCGCCGGGGCCGCACGCGCGTGGCGGTTGCGTACTCGGAGGACGGAGCTCCAGAGCGCGTGGCCCTCTTCGAGGACGCCATCGAGGGCACGCTGCTGCCGGAGCCTCGCGGCGAGGGCGGCCATGGCTGGGACCGGGCGTGGCTGCCGGACGGCTACCAGCGCACGCTCGGGGAGATGCCGAGGAACAAGTTCTTCCTCAACATGCGGCACCGGCCCTACCTGGAGCTGGCGGACCGGCTGCGGACCCAATCGCAGGGCGGCGCCTTCGAGGCGCACATCACCGTCTCCGCGCGCTCCGAGGAGGACCTGCGGCGGTTTCGCGCGTTCTGCGACGCGGCGGCGGTGAAGTGCATCTTCATCGAGCTGGGCCGGGGCGCGGAGCCCTTCCAGCCGATGACGGCGTCGTACCACCACGGGACGCTCCGGCAGGCACGTGAGGAGGTGCAGGCCATGGCGCGCGCACTGGCGGCCGAGGGCTTCGACGTGACGCGCCTGAAGCTCGAGGCGCTGGGAAAGAATCGGGAGATGCCCGAGGACGACGCGACGGCACAGGCGCAGCCGGCGAACTACTTCGAGTTCCACGTGAAGGCGCTGCTGCCTTCCGAGAGCGCGGACGTGGAGGCGCTGCGGGCGCGGTGTGAGCGGCATGGCGCGCACCTGTCTCGCAACGCGCGGAAGGTCCGGGACGACGGCGCGTCCGAGCGCTTCGTGACGCTCCGGGTGTACGGCCTGGGCCGGGCGAACGCGGACGCGCGCTTCACGGCGCTGCTGGCGGACCTGGCGGGACTGGGGCTGACGCTGACCCAGCGGCTGCGGGAGTGGACGGTGTACGACTCGAACCACGGGTTGGACCGTGGCTGGCTGGAGGGTGCGAAGTGA
- a CDS encoding tetratricopeptide repeat protein codes for MSWKAGRGAALSVLLVLAGVACVKRPVDYEREYAKQLAPKKLEASSASASGPVRKLRVRVYVDSDYRDQVMRWRSSIVSQLQRASAVVRAPLGVVFELESTHQWERRSSEGALDDTLAELEALDPGEDVDLVIGLVSRLKVFSTSQDHLGLARMFGRHFVLREMGNPEEVRNIMAALTHLPAEERETLYHERKLHKETSVLLHEWAHTLGAFHVQDSAWMMYPHYATNQAAFPPQTLELLAVSLRHLPQGRRDAAARKAWALELKEKLASIQGPDWDGPEKQEVIAWAERNAAGQLTPERGPAPLPPVDRQVVDEVLALDREGRFEVAAQRLEPVARRHPDHEEVQSTACYLAVRTAPKLPATRERCEAIATRFPWQPVPLMYLARSQLEQGNRAEAQAYLVQVRQRAEAHPAAGHDLWADLAILFKEVGALTWAEQVAAKAAGVKEAGKVLTWASQTRRWVALPVDSQQSGVPVEREGELVRAAKEVEAQLDKGTVAKAQAKLQWLSREFPRAAVVHVLQCELHLRSGRLAPARTSCRKAVAVHDEAVQAHFILGWLAVNAGSRQEARTHLERVVTLEPLHAEAWRLLAEQYRAAGMREALDALKGRYRTQFARELPLG; via the coding sequence TTGTCGTGGAAGGCCGGCCGAGGGGCCGCGCTGTCCGTCCTGCTCGTGCTGGCGGGCGTGGCCTGTGTGAAGCGGCCGGTGGACTACGAGCGCGAGTACGCGAAGCAGCTCGCCCCGAAGAAGCTGGAGGCGTCCTCCGCGTCCGCCTCCGGCCCGGTGCGCAAGCTGCGCGTCCGCGTGTACGTCGACTCCGACTACCGGGACCAGGTGATGCGCTGGCGCAGCAGCATCGTCAGCCAGCTCCAGCGCGCCAGCGCGGTGGTGCGTGCGCCGCTCGGGGTGGTGTTCGAGCTGGAGTCGACGCACCAGTGGGAGCGGCGCAGCTCGGAGGGCGCGCTCGACGACACGCTGGCGGAGCTGGAGGCGCTCGACCCGGGCGAGGACGTGGACCTCGTCATCGGTCTGGTGTCCCGGCTCAAGGTCTTCAGCACCTCGCAGGACCACCTGGGACTGGCGCGGATGTTCGGCCGGCACTTCGTCCTGCGCGAGATGGGCAACCCGGAGGAGGTGCGCAACATCATGGCCGCGCTCACCCACCTGCCGGCGGAGGAGCGCGAGACGCTGTACCACGAGCGCAAGCTGCACAAGGAGACGTCCGTGCTGCTCCACGAGTGGGCGCACACGCTCGGCGCGTTCCACGTCCAGGACTCCGCCTGGATGATGTACCCGCACTACGCGACGAACCAGGCGGCCTTCCCTCCGCAGACGCTGGAGCTGCTCGCCGTCAGCCTGCGCCACCTGCCCCAGGGCCGTAGGGATGCCGCGGCCCGGAAGGCCTGGGCGCTCGAGCTGAAGGAGAAGCTCGCGTCCATCCAGGGGCCGGACTGGGACGGCCCCGAGAAGCAGGAGGTCATCGCCTGGGCCGAGCGCAACGCCGCGGGTCAGCTGACGCCGGAGCGCGGGCCCGCGCCGCTGCCGCCCGTGGACCGACAGGTGGTCGACGAGGTCCTCGCGCTCGACAGGGAGGGCCGCTTCGAGGTTGCCGCGCAGCGGCTGGAGCCCGTGGCCCGGCGCCATCCGGATCATGAGGAGGTGCAGTCGACGGCGTGCTACCTGGCCGTCCGCACCGCGCCGAAGCTGCCCGCCACGCGCGAGCGCTGTGAGGCCATCGCCACACGCTTCCCCTGGCAGCCCGTTCCGTTGATGTACCTGGCCCGGAGCCAGCTGGAGCAGGGGAACCGGGCCGAGGCACAGGCGTACCTCGTCCAGGTCCGGCAGCGCGCGGAGGCCCATCCCGCGGCGGGCCATGACCTCTGGGCAGACCTGGCCATCCTCTTCAAGGAGGTCGGAGCCCTGACCTGGGCCGAGCAGGTGGCGGCGAAGGCCGCCGGCGTGAAGGAGGCGGGCAAGGTGCTCACCTGGGCCTCGCAGACGCGGCGCTGGGTGGCGCTGCCGGTGGACTCCCAGCAGAGCGGCGTGCCCGTGGAGCGCGAGGGCGAGCTCGTCCGCGCCGCGAAGGAAGTGGAGGCGCAGCTCGACAAGGGCACGGTGGCGAAGGCCCAGGCGAAGCTCCAGTGGCTGTCGCGCGAGTTCCCCAGGGCCGCGGTGGTGCACGTGCTCCAGTGCGAGCTGCACCTGCGCTCGGGCCGCCTGGCGCCGGCGCGCACGTCGTGCCGCAAGGCGGTGGCCGTGCACGACGAAGCCGTCCAGGCGCACTTCATCCTCGGGTGGCTGGCGGTGAATGCGGGCTCGCGCCAGGAGGCACGCACGCACCTGGAGCGCGTCGTCACGCTCGAGCCGCTGCACGCGGAGGCGTGGCGCCTGCTCGCCGAGCAGTACCGCGCGGCCGGGATGCGTGAAGCGCTCGATGCGCTGAAGGGGCGCTACCGCACGCAGTTCGCGCGCGAGCTGCCCCTGGGTTGA
- a CDS encoding cyclic nucleotide-binding domain-containing protein, which yields MSGSEAERLKDGGLGEGAFQALQALMMLAEPERAAQLYEELGSAQRERIQKEAAQSPAQERQRLAEVMRQARDFAGAARMLNGCGAEGLVAELYVQGGQYVDAAEAYLRAGQAERAAAAFERGGALERALEVYRGLGSREPMAQCLVRLGRPYEAAMLYRELGQSHAEVEALGSVPAGDPRHLESVLRMCKLLDAEGFTRRALALLADTLRGSETARADPALATEKARLLRRMGMDAEAEAVIARLPASAAAPEANGYGYLKAIPIFGELSLDDMKDLYRVARQVLIPAGAVLLEKGAQGVGLFVLLEGTVEVYSGSEPDARLLNTLGPGAYLGEISLVQDAPVSAQVRARTAVRALRITRAGFQHYLDTHEAAALRIFRLFTQNLAARVRALST from the coding sequence ATGTCAGGGTCCGAGGCGGAGAGGCTCAAGGACGGCGGGCTGGGTGAAGGTGCGTTCCAGGCGCTGCAGGCATTGATGATGCTCGCGGAGCCGGAGCGGGCGGCCCAGCTGTACGAGGAGCTCGGCTCCGCGCAGCGCGAGCGCATCCAGAAGGAGGCCGCGCAGTCCCCGGCGCAGGAGCGGCAGCGGCTGGCGGAGGTGATGCGGCAGGCGCGCGACTTCGCTGGCGCGGCCCGGATGCTGAATGGCTGCGGCGCGGAAGGCCTGGTCGCGGAGCTGTACGTGCAGGGCGGGCAGTACGTGGACGCGGCGGAGGCGTACCTGCGCGCCGGTCAGGCGGAGCGCGCGGCGGCGGCCTTCGAGCGGGGCGGCGCGCTGGAGCGGGCGCTGGAGGTGTACCGGGGCCTGGGCTCGCGCGAGCCGATGGCGCAGTGCCTGGTCCGGCTGGGGCGCCCCTACGAGGCGGCGATGCTCTACCGCGAGCTGGGCCAGTCCCACGCGGAGGTGGAGGCCCTGGGCAGCGTGCCCGCGGGCGACCCCCGGCACCTGGAGTCCGTGCTGCGCATGTGCAAGCTGCTGGACGCCGAGGGCTTCACGCGGCGGGCGCTGGCGCTGCTGGCGGACACGCTGCGCGGCTCGGAGACGGCGCGCGCGGACCCGGCGCTGGCGACGGAGAAGGCGCGGCTGCTGCGCCGCATGGGCATGGACGCGGAGGCCGAGGCGGTCATCGCGCGGCTGCCCGCGAGCGCGGCGGCCCCGGAGGCCAATGGCTATGGCTACCTGAAGGCCATCCCCATCTTCGGCGAGCTGTCACTGGACGACATGAAGGACCTCTACCGCGTGGCCCGGCAGGTGCTCATCCCCGCCGGCGCCGTGCTGCTGGAGAAGGGCGCGCAGGGCGTGGGCCTCTTCGTGCTGCTGGAGGGCACGGTGGAGGTCTACAGCGGCTCGGAGCCCGACGCGCGGCTGCTCAACACGCTGGGGCCCGGTGCGTACCTGGGGGAGATCTCCCTGGTGCAGGACGCGCCCGTCTCCGCGCAGGTGCGCGCGCGCACGGCCGTCCGCGCGCTGCGCATCACCCGCGCCGGCTTCCAGCACTACCTGGACACGCACGAGGCCGCCGCGCTGCGCATCTTCCGCCTCTTCACGCAGAACCTCGCCGCGCGCGTGCGCGCCCTCAGCACCTGA